One genomic window of Mucilaginibacter sp. SJ includes the following:
- the def gene encoding peptide deformylase, with protein MKYPIIAYGDPVLRKKATAIEPDEYPHIKELVENMFETMYAARGVGLAAPQVGMSMRLFVVDATPFDDDEPELKDFKKAFINATILEETGEEWGFNEGCLSIPDIREDVYRKPVVRMSYYDADWKHHEETFKGMAARVIQHEYDHIEGKLFTDKLSPLRKRLIEKKLNDISKGMVDVDYKMKFPNIKKGR; from the coding sequence ATGAAGTATCCTATCATTGCCTACGGTGATCCTGTTTTAAGAAAGAAAGCAACAGCTATTGAGCCCGACGAGTATCCGCATATAAAAGAACTGGTTGAAAATATGTTTGAAACCATGTACGCGGCCCGTGGTGTTGGCCTGGCAGCGCCGCAGGTAGGCATGTCAATGCGTTTATTTGTTGTGGATGCCACCCCCTTTGATGATGACGAACCGGAACTGAAAGATTTCAAAAAAGCGTTCATCAATGCTACCATACTGGAAGAAACCGGTGAGGAATGGGGTTTTAACGAAGGCTGCCTGAGCATTCCGGATATCCGCGAGGATGTATACCGCAAGCCGGTTGTACGCATGTCATATTATGATGCAGACTGGAAACACCATGAAGAAACTTTTAAGGGCATGGCCGCACGTGTTATCCAGCATGAATATGACCATATTGAAGGCAAACTGTTTACCGATAAGCTAAGCCCGCTGCGTAAACGGCTTATCGAAAAGAAACTTAACGATATTTCAAAAGGCATGGTTGATGTTGATTATAAAATGAAGTTTCCCAACATTAAAAAAGGAAGATAA
- a CDS encoding sugar phosphate isomerase/epimerase family protein: MTTRRSFLKTSALLSAGLLAAPNLFAYDKKYIGLQLYTVRDAMAADPVAALAKVAKTGFTSVEGATYTGTELFYGMRPGDFANVLKQNGLIMPSAHYRLGEELVNGEQQKGTIMNDWKKAVDDAAEAGVQYMVCAYLSQSERGNLDHYKNVANMLDIAGETCKGAGIQLCYHNHDFEFIQENGKYPYEILLENTDKNLVKMEMDLYWVNKANQDPIALIDKHPGRFPLWHVKDMDKTPEKKFTEVGNGVIDFKKIFTQAKKSGLKYFFVEQDVCPGDPFVSIAQSISYIKKNLV, from the coding sequence ATGACTACCAGACGATCTTTTCTAAAAACTTCGGCGCTACTTTCAGCAGGCCTGTTGGCAGCTCCTAATTTGTTTGCATATGATAAAAAATATATAGGCTTACAATTATATACTGTGCGTGATGCAATGGCTGCCGACCCTGTTGCTGCATTGGCAAAGGTTGCCAAAACAGGTTTCACATCTGTTGAAGGTGCAACTTATACCGGTACCGAATTGTTTTATGGCATGCGCCCCGGCGATTTTGCAAATGTTTTAAAACAAAACGGCCTCATCATGCCAAGCGCGCATTACCGTTTAGGCGAAGAGCTGGTTAACGGCGAACAACAAAAAGGAACCATCATGAACGACTGGAAAAAAGCCGTTGATGACGCTGCCGAAGCCGGTGTGCAATACATGGTTTGCGCATATCTTTCACAATCTGAGCGCGGCAATCTTGACCATTATAAAAACGTGGCCAATATGCTTGATATAGCCGGCGAAACCTGTAAAGGCGCAGGTATCCAGCTTTGCTATCATAACCACGACTTTGAATTTATACAGGAAAACGGTAAATACCCATACGAGATCCTTTTGGAGAACACCGATAAAAACCTGGTAAAAATGGAAATGGACCTGTATTGGGTTAATAAAGCAAACCAGGATCCAATCGCCCTTATTGATAAACACCCGGGCCGTTTCCCGCTGTGGCATGTTAAGGATATGGACAAAACCCCTGAAAAGAAATTTACTGAAGTTGGAAACGGGGTTATCGACTTTAAAAAGATCTTTACCCAGGCTAAAAAATCGGGCCTCAAATATTTCTTTGTTGAGCAGGATGTTTGCCCGGGCGATCCGTTTGTGAGCATTGCACAAAGTATCAGCTATATTAAAAAGAACCTGGTGTAA
- a CDS encoding cystathionine gamma-synthase family protein: MSTKKGFTTTILHADRLGKPEHGSLHKPIHTSVTYGHEDVQDLVDIFQNKKSGYAYSRQGNPTITALEQKVTQMEHGVSSIAFSTGMAAISATVMALIKGTDHIVASSFLFGNSRSIFQTFIDMGISIDFVDATSVDNVHAAVKTNTRMVFVETIANPATQIADLKNIGDLCEEKGIMYVVDNTMTSPYLFNPVNVKASLVINSLTKYIGGHGNALGGAVTNTGLFDWANYPNIFPGFKAAVKPENLGMTQIRKKGLRDAGGTLSPEAAHTISVGAETLALRLDRACSNALALAKYFDNHPKVKKVFYPGVESHPQHALAGELFSRYGGLMSIELDESIDCLAFLNKLKLVVKSSNLGDTRTLAIPVAQTIFFELGAERRAEMGIPESMIRLSVGIEDLDDLLDDFKTALGE, translated from the coding sequence ATGAGTACAAAAAAAGGCTTCACTACCACCATATTACATGCCGACCGGCTTGGCAAACCCGAGCATGGTTCATTACATAAACCCATCCACACTTCTGTAACCTACGGGCACGAGGATGTACAGGACCTGGTTGATATTTTCCAGAATAAAAAAAGCGGTTATGCTTATTCGCGCCAGGGCAACCCTACTATTACCGCCCTGGAGCAAAAGGTAACCCAAATGGAACATGGGGTATCAAGTATCGCTTTTTCAACTGGTATGGCAGCTATTTCGGCAACGGTAATGGCCCTTATAAAAGGCACCGACCATATTGTGGCCAGCTCGTTCTTGTTTGGGAACAGCCGCAGTATTTTCCAAACATTTATTGATATGGGCATCAGCATTGATTTTGTTGATGCTACCTCGGTTGATAATGTACACGCAGCAGTAAAAACAAATACCCGCATGGTGTTTGTTGAAACCATTGCCAACCCGGCTACTCAAATTGCCGACCTTAAAAATATTGGCGATCTGTGCGAAGAAAAAGGCATTATGTACGTGGTTGATAACACCATGACCTCGCCATACCTGTTTAACCCGGTTAATGTTAAAGCCAGTTTGGTGATCAACTCGCTTACCAAATACATTGGCGGTCATGGCAACGCGCTCGGTGGCGCGGTTACGAATACCGGCTTGTTTGATTGGGCAAACTATCCAAACATTTTCCCGGGATTTAAAGCAGCTGTAAAACCAGAGAACCTGGGTATGACCCAGATCCGTAAGAAAGGATTACGTGACGCCGGCGGTACTTTATCACCCGAGGCCGCGCACACAATATCTGTCGGCGCCGAAACCCTGGCCCTGCGCCTTGACCGTGCCTGCAGCAACGCTTTGGCACTGGCTAAATACTTCGACAACCACCCGAAAGTTAAAAAGGTATTTTACCCGGGCGTTGAATCGCACCCTCAGCACGCCCTTGCCGGCGAGCTTTTTTCGCGTTATGGCGGTTTAATGAGCATCGAGCTTGATGAAAGTATCGACTGCCTGGCATTTTTAAACAAACTGAAACTGGTTGTAAAATCAAGCAACCTTGGTGATACGCGTACCCTGGCCATCCCTGTAGCGCAAACCATTTTCTTCGAGCTTGGAGCCGAACGCCGTGCTGAAATGGGCATCCCCGAAAGTATGATCCGCCTGTCGGTTGGTATTGAAGACCTCGACGATTTACTCGACGATTTCAAAACCGCTTTAGGCGAATAA
- a CDS encoding MFS transporter — MPANKLPLSKQLAYACGMIGWSIMTNIIIVMLPYFYLPPNNAGLTTLVPQLLLFGLFNIMSVITASGRLVDAFFDPFIASLSDKSENRRGRRIPFMQWAVLPAALFCGLTFYPMVKGESIHNAYWLTFTLICFFMGATAYIIPYNALLPELTRTGSERVKLSSLQQVGFVIGIILSAMVNNFADWVQRFAGIPNRDTSVQYTIWGLAIFAGLVMLVPVFAIDEKRYSNGHPSHLSLLPAIQKTFQNRNFKYYLISDFSYYMALSIISSGLLFFLKSLLNLPESMGGELMATMVLVSLLFYPLVNYLSQKIGKKPIVLFSFGLLSLIFVAIFFLGKLPFTPQVQIYTLVISASFPLASLGILPNAILAEIAQNEAKRTGENREGMFFAVKYLFVKLGQTLGIALFAFLTIYGKDPGNDYGLRLNGICGCVLCLLAFIFFNRFRERRNRGKKRTAHH, encoded by the coding sequence ATGCCGGCCAATAAACTACCACTTTCCAAACAGCTTGCTTATGCCTGCGGAATGATAGGATGGAGCATCATGACCAATATTATCATTGTGATGCTGCCTTACTTTTACCTGCCGCCAAACAATGCCGGGCTTACTACGCTGGTACCTCAATTGCTGCTTTTTGGCCTGTTCAATATCATGTCGGTAATCACAGCATCCGGGCGGTTGGTGGATGCTTTTTTTGATCCTTTTATTGCTTCGCTAAGTGATAAAAGCGAAAACCGTCGTGGGCGGCGCATCCCTTTTATGCAATGGGCTGTTTTACCTGCCGCTTTATTTTGCGGATTAACCTTTTACCCCATGGTAAAAGGCGAAAGTATCCATAACGCTTACTGGCTTACCTTTACGCTCATCTGTTTTTTTATGGGCGCTACGGCCTATATTATCCCGTACAACGCCCTGCTGCCCGAGCTTACACGCACGGGTAGCGAAAGGGTTAAGCTTTCATCATTACAGCAGGTGGGTTTTGTAATAGGGATTATCCTATCGGCCATGGTCAATAACTTTGCCGACTGGGTACAACGCTTTGCCGGTATCCCCAATCGCGATACCTCCGTACAGTACACCATTTGGGGGCTGGCCATATTTGCCGGGCTGGTAATGCTCGTACCTGTATTCGCTATTGACGAAAAACGGTATTCAAACGGTCACCCCTCGCATTTGTCGCTGCTGCCGGCTATTCAAAAAACCTTTCAAAACCGGAATTTCAAATATTACCTGATATCCGATTTTTCGTACTATATGGCATTAAGCATCATATCAAGCGGCTTACTGTTTTTTTTAAAATCGTTATTAAATCTGCCCGAGTCTATGGGCGGGGAGCTTATGGCTACTATGGTATTGGTATCACTGCTGTTTTATCCGCTGGTTAATTACCTGTCGCAAAAGATCGGCAAAAAACCTATTGTGCTTTTTTCGTTCGGGTTACTGAGTTTAATTTTTGTAGCGATATTTTTCCTGGGCAAACTTCCATTTACACCGCAGGTGCAAATCTATACGCTGGTTATCAGTGCATCGTTTCCGCTGGCCTCGCTGGGTATTTTGCCCAATGCAATACTTGCCGAAATAGCACAGAACGAGGCTAAACGTACCGGCGAGAATCGCGAGGGGATGTTTTTTGCGGTTAAATACCTGTTTGTAAAACTGGGCCAAACACTGGGTATTGCATTGTTTGCGTTTTTAACCATTTACGGAAAAGACCCGGGCAACGATTATGGCCTGCGCCTGAATGGCATTTGCGGTTGTGTGCTTTGTTTGCTGGCTTTTATTTTCTTTAACCGGTTCAGGGAGCGTAGGAACAGGGGCAAAAAGAGAACCGCTCATCATTGA
- a CDS encoding DUF1223 domain-containing protein gives MRKIKVFAFMPFVIGAIIISVAFINCKSGAKTSQADNLKFNGKGFALVELFTSEGCSSCPPADDLVAKVQKEIGDKPVYILAYHVDYWNRLGWKDVFSSADYSKRQNEYARWLNLSQVYTPQIVVNGKTEFVGSQEERLGSAIKSGLQGSGNVQLNLSVTLNANNTASVQYKVEGNTGNARSVISLALVQKQAVVKVERGENGGRTLAHAQIVRNLQTMPLNKNNGSATIALPAGVEARGWEVIGFVQNTSNGAVLAASKSLFKITADVGQQDKNIQ, from the coding sequence ATGAGAAAGATCAAAGTATTCGCGTTTATGCCGTTTGTTATAGGTGCAATAATCATTTCAGTTGCATTTATAAATTGCAAAAGCGGAGCTAAAACCAGCCAGGCCGATAATTTAAAGTTTAATGGTAAAGGTTTTGCTTTGGTAGAACTGTTCACTTCCGAAGGCTGTTCAAGCTGCCCGCCGGCCGATGACCTGGTAGCTAAAGTTCAAAAAGAAATAGGGGATAAGCCGGTTTACATTTTGGCTTATCATGTTGATTACTGGAACCGCCTGGGCTGGAAAGACGTTTTTAGCAGTGCCGATTATTCCAAACGGCAAAATGAATATGCGCGTTGGTTAAACCTGTCGCAGGTTTACACACCGCAAATTGTGGTTAATGGTAAAACGGAGTTTGTAGGCTCGCAGGAGGAGCGTTTAGGCAGTGCTATTAAAAGCGGCTTGCAGGGGAGCGGCAATGTTCAATTAAACTTAAGTGTTACTCTTAACGCGAATAACACAGCTTCGGTACAATACAAAGTTGAAGGCAATACCGGGAACGCACGTAGTGTGATATCATTGGCATTGGTTCAAAAACAAGCTGTTGTAAAAGTTGAGCGTGGTGAAAACGGCGGCCGGACATTGGCCCACGCTCAAATTGTACGAAACCTGCAAACCATGCCTTTAAACAAAAACAATGGCAGCGCAACTATTGCTTTACCTGCCGGGGTTGAGGCCCGGGGATGGGAAGTAATAGGTTTTGTGCAAAATACAAGCAACGGCGCTGTTTTGGCAGCATCGAAAAGCCTGTTCAAAATAACAGCAGATGTTGGGCAACAAGATAAAAACATACAATAG
- the dtd gene encoding D-aminoacyl-tRNA deacylase: MRVVLQRVTQASCTVDGKITGEIAAGFLVLLGIEDADTAEDLQWLANKITGMRVFGDENGLMNRALGDINGDILLISQFTLFAQTKKGNRPSFLRAAKPDKAVPMYEQMVQTLETLTGKKIATGIFGADMKISLLNDGPVTIIMDTKDRDNH; the protein is encoded by the coding sequence ATGAGAGTTGTACTACAACGCGTTACCCAGGCAAGCTGCACAGTAGACGGAAAGATAACGGGTGAAATAGCCGCCGGATTTTTGGTGTTATTAGGAATTGAAGATGCCGATACCGCCGAAGACCTGCAATGGCTGGCCAATAAAATTACGGGCATGCGTGTTTTTGGCGACGAGAACGGCCTCATGAACAGAGCCCTTGGCGATATTAATGGAGATATACTGTTGATTTCCCAGTTTACCCTCTTTGCCCAAACTAAAAAGGGAAACCGCCCGTCGTTTTTGAGGGCAGCTAAGCCGGATAAGGCTGTCCCGATGTATGAACAAATGGTTCAAACGCTTGAAACATTAACTGGCAAAAAGATAGCAACGGGCATTTTTGGTGCCGATATGAAGATCAGCTTATTGAACGATGGCCCGGTAACTATTATAATGGATACGAAGGATAGGGATAATCATTAA
- a CDS encoding M16 family metallopeptidase, whose product MDYQLYTLPNGIRILYKYWPSAITHCCFIVNAGSRDEAPGQEGLAHFIEHLLFKETERRNTSQILNRLELVGADLNAYTTKEYTCIHASLLNQHLDRTMDLFEDILFHSTFPDDEQEKERGVILDEIASYLDQPEEAIQDDFEELLFKEHPMGQNILGTPETVGRLNGDDIRGFIAANYNTTEMIFAIHGNYEFRKLVAMSEKYFGHVPLNELQKNRVKPVQSTGSVHIVNKPISQTHCIIGTQAYSLSHEHKWGLLLLNNLLGGVGMSSRLNLEIREKHGIAYTVESNYTPLTDTGIFSVYFGTDTEKANKASKLIHKELKKLREQKLGTLQLHQARQKFIGQIALAEENRMSLIIAMAKSMIDFNRVDTLEEIFAKINQVSAEQLLTISNEIFDNNRLITLLFEPKQ is encoded by the coding sequence ATTGACTATCAACTTTATACTTTGCCTAATGGTATCCGCATACTGTATAAGTACTGGCCATCGGCAATTACACATTGCTGCTTTATTGTAAACGCGGGATCGCGCGATGAAGCTCCGGGACAGGAAGGCCTTGCCCATTTTATTGAGCACCTGCTGTTTAAAGAAACCGAACGCCGTAACACCAGCCAAATCCTCAACAGGCTTGAGCTTGTTGGCGCCGATCTTAACGCTTATACCACTAAGGAATATACCTGCATCCACGCATCATTGCTTAACCAGCATCTTGACCGCACTATGGATCTTTTTGAGGATATATTATTTCATTCCACGTTCCCGGATGATGAACAGGAGAAAGAGCGCGGTGTCATTTTAGATGAAATAGCCTCCTATCTTGATCAGCCGGAAGAAGCCATACAGGATGATTTTGAAGAGCTGCTGTTTAAGGAGCACCCTATGGGGCAAAACATTTTAGGGACGCCCGAAACCGTTGGCAGGCTTAACGGGGACGACATCCGGGGGTTTATAGCGGCAAACTATAATACAACCGAAATGATCTTTGCTATACACGGCAATTATGAGTTCAGGAAACTGGTGGCCATGTCTGAAAAGTATTTCGGCCATGTGCCTTTAAATGAGCTTCAAAAAAATCGGGTAAAGCCCGTACAAAGTACGGGTAGTGTCCATATCGTTAACAAACCTATCTCACAAACGCACTGTATTATAGGCACACAGGCTTATTCATTGTCGCATGAGCATAAATGGGGCTTATTATTGCTTAACAATCTCCTGGGCGGGGTGGGCATGAGCAGCAGGCTCAACCTCGAGATCAGGGAAAAACATGGTATAGCATATACCGTCGAATCAAATTACACGCCTTTAACTGATACCGGCATCTTCTCTGTTTACTTTGGTACCGATACCGAAAAAGCGAACAAAGCTTCAAAACTCATTCATAAGGAGCTGAAAAAGCTGCGTGAACAAAAGCTGGGCACATTGCAATTGCACCAGGCCCGGCAAAAGTTTATCGGGCAAATAGCATTAGCGGAAGAAAACCGCATGAGCCTCATTATTGCCATGGCCAAAAGCATGATTGATTTTAACCGTGTTGACACACTCGAAGAGATCTTTGCAAAAATTAACCAGGTAAGTGCCGAGCAATTACTGACCATTAGCAATGAAATTTTTGATAATAACCGCTTGATCACTTTGCTATTTGAGCCTAAGCAATAA
- a CDS encoding sigma-70 family RNA polymerase sigma factor, whose protein sequence is MLTETNVLNPHKWVTAYADYLYIYAIVRINDEDTAKDLVQETFLAALEKVDRFEGKSTERTWLTAILKNKIIDVYRKKSSGLAIASANKAAQEQDDFFEEDNGHWKAEYAPQRIAAMDDQDPLLKKELNGILQKCLQKLPALWNAVFTMKHIDDAATENICTELHVSQANFWVIIHRAKVNLRACLQKNWN, encoded by the coding sequence ATGTTAACCGAAACTAATGTATTAAACCCCCATAAATGGGTTACCGCCTATGCCGATTACCTGTACATATACGCCATTGTACGCATCAATGATGAGGATACGGCCAAAGACCTGGTACAGGAAACTTTTTTGGCAGCCCTTGAAAAAGTGGACCGGTTTGAGGGCAAAAGCACCGAACGAACGTGGCTTACCGCTATACTTAAAAATAAGATTATTGATGTATACCGCAAAAAATCGTCTGGTTTGGCTATAGCTTCGGCTAATAAAGCAGCTCAGGAGCAGGATGATTTTTTTGAGGAAGACAATGGGCACTGGAAAGCTGAATATGCTCCTCAGCGCATCGCGGCAATGGATGATCAGGACCCATTGTTAAAAAAAGAGTTGAACGGCATCCTGCAAAAATGCCTGCAAAAATTACCTGCCCTGTGGAATGCGGTATTTACCATGAAACACATAGACGACGCGGCTACCGAAAATATTTGCACCGAACTGCATGTTAGCCAGGCCAACTTCTGGGTTATCATTCACCGGGCAAAAGTTAACCTGAGAGCTTGCCTTCAAAAAAACTGGAATTAA
- a CDS encoding cytochrome b/b6 domain-containing protein → MKIIKEKHPLLMRWTHWVNFPILTIMIWSGLLIYWANDTYTFTLFGVTFIRFFPQGFYDALHIPRRLAEGMAFHFLFMWFFALNGFLYVTYTIISGQWRELVPNRHSFKEAWLVVLHDLHIRKMAPPQNKYNAAQRIAYTAIIVMGFGSLITGLAIYKPVQFNYLAWICGGYHLARIWHFVLTIGYVLFFLVHVVQVILAGWNNFRSVISGFEVIDEKPLPAIQIQNDETNEKTE, encoded by the coding sequence ATGAAGATAATTAAAGAGAAACACCCGCTGTTAATGCGCTGGACGCATTGGGTAAACTTTCCCATCCTTACCATCATGATCTGGAGCGGACTACTCATTTACTGGGCCAATGATACTTACACTTTCACGCTCTTCGGTGTTACTTTTATTCGCTTTTTTCCGCAGGGCTTTTATGATGCGCTGCACATTCCCCGGCGGCTGGCCGAGGGTATGGCTTTCCATTTTTTGTTTATGTGGTTTTTTGCGCTGAACGGCTTTCTGTATGTTACATATACCATAATATCGGGCCAGTGGAGGGAGCTGGTGCCAAACCGGCACTCGTTTAAAGAAGCCTGGCTGGTGGTTTTGCACGACCTGCATATCCGCAAAATGGCTCCCCCTCAAAATAAATACAACGCAGCCCAGCGCATTGCCTACACAGCAATTATTGTCATGGGCTTTGGCTCGCTGATAACAGGACTGGCTATTTATAAGCCGGTGCAATTTAATTACCTGGCCTGGATTTGCGGAGGTTACCATTTGGCCCGCATCTGGCATTTTGTGCTCACCATTGGTTATGTATTGTTTTTCCTGGTGCATGTTGTTCAGGTAATACTTGCCGGCTGGAACAACTTCAGATCGGTTATCTCGGGGTTTGAGGTAATAGATGAAAAACCACTGCCCGCTATTCAAATTCAAAACGATGAAACTAACGAAAAAACTGAATAA
- a CDS encoding molybdopterin-dependent oxidoreductase has product MKLTKKLNKVFSKNKGPKKELTVEQKISRRNFISFGSFLVLGGAAYGGWRWLYTSPNEVPGITGDAHKPLRAVLNANEKVVRQLYSNKNRVKTYPKEMAAKVVRHNSDIGSEGLIDVDNWKLSVKKQSGEVLNIGIDEIRKLPKTEIIYDFKCVEGWDQISHWGGVKFSDFIAHFKLDAETRFEYVGMETPDKEYYVGVDMPSAMHPQTLLAYEVNEKPLPPKHGAPLRLIIPVKYGIKNLKRIGSITFSNNRPRDYWAEQGYDYYAGL; this is encoded by the coding sequence ATGAAACTAACGAAAAAACTGAATAAGGTTTTCAGCAAAAATAAAGGCCCCAAAAAGGAGCTTACCGTTGAGCAAAAGATCAGCCGTCGCAATTTTATCTCCTTCGGCAGCTTCCTGGTATTGGGAGGTGCCGCATATGGCGGCTGGCGCTGGTTGTATACTTCACCCAATGAGGTGCCGGGCATAACAGGAGATGCCCACAAGCCATTGCGTGCGGTGCTTAATGCCAATGAAAAGGTGGTTCGCCAGCTATACAGCAATAAAAACCGGGTTAAAACTTATCCTAAAGAAATGGCCGCCAAAGTAGTGCGTCATAACAGTGATATAGGCTCGGAGGGTTTGATTGATGTAGACAACTGGAAATTGTCGGTAAAAAAACAAAGCGGTGAGGTTTTGAATATCGGTATTGACGAAATAAGAAAGCTCCCTAAAACGGAGATTATTTATGATTTTAAGTGCGTAGAGGGCTGGGACCAGATTTCGCACTGGGGCGGTGTAAAATTCAGCGATTTTATAGCTCACTTTAAGCTTGATGCCGAAACCCGGTTTGAGTATGTTGGCATGGAAACGCCCGACAAGGAATATTACGTGGGCGTTGACATGCCAAGCGCTATGCACCCGCAAACCCTGCTGGCCTATGAGGTTAACGAAAAACCCTTACCTCCAAAGCATGGCGCACCGCTAAGGCTCATTATTCCTGTAAAATATGGCATCAAAAACCTGAAACGGATAGGCAGCATTACTTTCAGCAATAACCGCCCCCGGGATTACTGGGCCGAACAGGGTTATGATTATTATGCAGGGTTGTAA
- the rsgA gene encoding ribosome small subunit-dependent GTPase A: protein MQGLITKSTGSWYQVQTPDGQKIDCRIKGKFRIKGITTTNPIAVGDVVDFEMEPDREDGVITNLQQRKNYIIRKAINLSKQAQIIAANLDQAILVVTLASPRTSLGFIDRFLVTAEAYDIPARLVFNKLDLFSDEGLEVLADYKAIYEDIGYPCFEVSAIEGTNISQVQDLLKDKVTLFSGHSGVGKSSLINALLPELDLRTHMVSDWSDKGMHTTTFAEMFELPQGGFIIDTPGIRELGVIDIEKQELSHFFPEMRERMNRCRFNNCRHINEPGCAVLEALEEGEITLSRYESYLSIYNGNDTRA from the coding sequence ATGCAGGGATTAATTACAAAATCAACCGGAAGCTGGTACCAGGTACAAACCCCCGATGGGCAAAAGATAGATTGCCGCATCAAGGGAAAGTTTCGTATTAAAGGTATTACCACAACCAACCCTATTGCCGTTGGCGATGTGGTTGATTTTGAAATGGAGCCCGACAGGGAAGATGGCGTGATCACCAACCTGCAACAACGCAAAAACTATATTATCCGCAAGGCCATTAATCTGAGCAAGCAGGCCCAGATCATTGCCGCCAATCTTGACCAGGCCATTTTGGTAGTAACACTGGCTTCTCCGCGTACCTCCCTCGGTTTTATCGACCGCTTTTTGGTGACTGCCGAAGCTTACGATATCCCGGCGCGGTTGGTATTCAATAAACTCGACCTTTTTAGCGATGAAGGATTGGAGGTTTTAGCTGATTATAAAGCTATTTACGAAGATATCGGCTACCCATGTTTCGAAGTTTCAGCCATTGAGGGTACAAATATCAGCCAGGTGCAGGATCTGTTGAAAGATAAGGTTACCTTGTTTTCCGGCCACTCGGGCGTGGGTAAATCAAGCCTGATCAACGCGTTGCTGCCCGAACTGGACCTGCGTACACATATGGTATCCGATTGGAGCGACAAAGGCATGCACACCACCACCTTTGCCGAAATGTTTGAACTGCCGCAGGGCGGTTTTATTATAGATACCCCCGGCATCCGCGAATTGGGCGTTATCGACATAGAGAAACAGGAGCTCAGCCATTTCTTCCCCGAAATGCGTGAACGGATGAACCGATGCCGTTTTAACAATTGCCGCCACATCAATGAACCCGGCTGCGCTGTGCTTGAAGCTTTGGAAGAGGGCGAGATAACGCTGTCCCGCTATGAAAGCTACCTGAGTATTTATAATGGTAATGATACAAGAGCCTGA
- a CDS encoding GxxExxY protein, whose translation MAILFKEESFKIIGACYEVHKVLGHGFIEAVYKDALEIEFTRLDIPFTREKPYTIIYKEQELKHYFFADFVVYDNIILEVKTSGNIIDPHLKQTLNYLKASGLKLGIVLNFGKPSFESQRVII comes from the coding sequence ATGGCTATCTTATTTAAAGAGGAATCATTTAAAATAATTGGCGCTTGTTATGAAGTTCATAAAGTTTTGGGACACGGATTCATTGAAGCTGTTTATAAGGATGCCCTTGAAATAGAATTTACCAGGCTTGATATTCCATTTACGCGTGAAAAACCTTATACAATAATCTATAAAGAACAGGAGTTAAAGCACTACTTTTTTGCCGATTTTGTAGTTTATGATAACATCATACTCGAAGTAAAAACCAGCGGTAATATTATTGATCCGCATCTTAAACAAACACTAAACTACCTGAAAGCTTCCGGTCTTAAACTTGGCATCGTTCTAAACTTTGGTAAACCATCTTTCGAATCGCAAAGAGTAATTATTTAA